A single genomic interval of Chloroflexota bacterium harbors:
- a CDS encoding aldo/keto reductase, translating into MRTRRLGKNGPEVSVLGFGAWPIAGKLGPVEEHDAVTAIQRAVDGGVTLIDTAEAYGFGISEELVAKAVGNRRDEVFIATKVLPENWRRDDLLTAAERSLQHLHTDYIDLYQIHWPSDEMDFAESMQAIDDLIQQGKVRYAGVSNFSAEQMQACLQVRHVDSDQPRYNLLDREIEADVLPFCQEQGIGVLAYAPLGQGLLTGSYEEDHVFGADDIRSQNERFAGEKFKRTIRMAKQLAAYAADHGHTLIELDIAWVLAHPAMTTALVGAKSPAQVEGWLGAGDWELSPQQMREIDEIVASAGL; encoded by the coding sequence GTGCGGACACGAAGACTTGGCAAGAACGGCCCGGAAGTTTCAGTGCTCGGCTTTGGGGCCTGGCCGATTGCGGGCAAGCTGGGGCCGGTGGAAGAGCACGACGCCGTGACGGCGATTCAACGGGCGGTGGACGGCGGCGTGACCCTTATCGACACGGCGGAGGCGTACGGTTTCGGCATCTCCGAGGAGCTTGTGGCCAAGGCCGTGGGCAACCGGCGCGACGAGGTCTTCATCGCGACGAAAGTCTTGCCGGAGAACTGGCGCCGCGACGACCTGCTCACTGCCGCCGAACGCAGTTTGCAGCACCTGCATACCGACTACATCGACCTCTATCAGATTCACTGGCCCAGCGACGAGATGGACTTTGCCGAAAGCATGCAGGCCATCGACGACCTGATTCAACAAGGCAAGGTACGTTACGCGGGGGTATCCAATTTCTCCGCCGAGCAGATGCAGGCGTGCTTGCAGGTGCGGCATGTTGATTCAGACCAACCCCGCTACAACCTGCTCGACCGCGAGATCGAGGCGGATGTCTTGCCGTTCTGCCAAGAGCAGGGCATTGGTGTGCTGGCGTACGCCCCTTTGGGGCAGGGCCTGCTCACCGGCAGCTACGAAGAAGACCACGTCTTTGGCGCAGACGACATCCGCAGCCAGAACGAGCGGTTTGCAGGCGAGAAATTCAAGCGGACGATCCGCATGGCAAAGCAACTCGCCGCCTATGCCGCCGACCACGGTCACACGCTCATCGAGCTCGATATCGCGTGGGTACTGGCGCACCCCGCCATGACGACAGCGCTGGTGGGCGCCAAAAGTCCCGCGCAGGTGGAAGGCTGGCTCGGCGCAGGCGACTGGGAACTCTCACCCCAGCAGATGCGGGAAATCGACGAAATTGTGGCTAGCGCCGGACTCTAG
- a CDS encoding BglII/BstYI family type II restriction endonuclease, translated as MRIVTHYSHLNGLEFLLVHKPHLWNEIIAAIAAVDAEGCRTKVSAEKPMRGKVLYAPIEMNKKMKNQFEMANWKERRTNYWVTEDARLIRKTMHMTPDEQKRVIEEANQTPFRSYNQTDFVKERVAVEVQFGKYSFVAYDLFVKHMAFFVGDIIDVGVEILPMKELQSNMSSGPSYFERELYNLIREGRGVPAVPLILVGVAPD; from the coding sequence GTGAGAATCGTCACCCATTACTCTCACCTCAATGGGCTTGAGTTTCTGCTCGTCCACAAACCTCACCTCTGGAATGAGATAATTGCGGCAATCGCTGCCGTTGATGCTGAGGGATGTCGAACAAAAGTGTCTGCCGAGAAACCAATGCGGGGAAAGGTGTTGTACGCGCCGATCGAAATGAATAAGAAAATGAAGAATCAGTTCGAGATGGCTAACTGGAAAGAAAGAAGAACGAACTACTGGGTTACAGAGGACGCTCGTCTTATTCGAAAGACGATGCACATGACGCCAGACGAACAAAAGAGAGTTATTGAAGAGGCAAATCAAACGCCTTTTCGTTCTTACAATCAGACCGACTTCGTCAAAGAGCGAGTTGCTGTAGAGGTGCAGTTTGGAAAGTACTCCTTTGTCGCCTATGATCTCTTCGTAAAGCATATGGCATTCTTTGTGGGAGACATAATAGACGTGGGAGTCGAAATACTCCCGATGAAAGAACTGCAATCTAATATGTCATCAGGGCCTTCATACTTTGAACGCGAACTCTACAATCTAATTCGTGAGGGACGCGGAGTGCCTGCTGTTCCACTTATCCTTGTCGGCGTAGCCCCAGATTAG
- a CDS encoding aminotransferase class V-fold PLP-dependent enzyme: MTPADVRNLFPILEERAYLFSGGIAPASTPMLTALKHHLAALTHKTGDLYPNFMDETRALRESYAELMGADTDEIAVNDSTSAGSSLAVSLISPKPGGNVVFDGFPYPSSVYPWMLPPRDTLERRFVPPRDGLIHMEDMERAIDDNTVAVSVSHVTPAQGFRHDIGALAKLAHAHGALLLVDGAQSAGALNIDLHATGVDFFSTTAMKWLLGPAGVGFLYVAERHLDRQPSTAGWVSTTQTDLEELQLQPSAERFQLGMPNLMGVAATLPGIAILLETGMAAVEAHVLDLTEYCIEGLQERGITVRTPRDSTRRGGVIAAEIDDAGDLQAYLTAHGVDTYFLRNLFRVDPHVFNDRTDIDRLLAGIDAFRAGH; this comes from the coding sequence ATGACACCGGCAGACGTGCGCAACCTCTTTCCCATACTTGAAGAGCGCGCGTATCTCTTCAGCGGCGGCATTGCGCCGGCATCCACGCCTATGCTGACAGCGCTCAAGCACCATCTCGCCGCGCTTACCCACAAGACCGGCGATCTCTATCCAAACTTCATGGATGAAACCCGTGCGCTGCGCGAATCATACGCAGAACTCATGGGCGCAGACACAGATGAGATTGCCGTCAATGACAGCACGTCAGCGGGATCAAGTCTTGCCGTAAGCTTGATTTCCCCCAAACCGGGCGGTAATGTCGTGTTTGACGGCTTCCCCTATCCTTCCAGCGTGTATCCTTGGATGCTGCCGCCGCGTGATACGCTTGAGCGCCGCTTCGTCCCGCCCCGCGACGGGTTAATCCACATGGAGGACATGGAACGGGCTATTGACGACAATACCGTTGCTGTGAGCGTCTCCCACGTCACGCCCGCGCAGGGCTTTCGTCACGACATTGGCGCCCTGGCGAAACTAGCGCATGCGCACGGGGCCTTGCTGCTCGTGGACGGCGCGCAATCGGCCGGCGCGCTCAACATCGATCTCCACGCAACCGGCGTTGATTTCTTTAGCACTACCGCGATGAAATGGCTACTCGGCCCTGCCGGTGTCGGCTTTCTCTACGTTGCCGAACGCCATCTCGACCGACAGCCATCGACGGCAGGTTGGGTGAGCACGACCCAGACCGACCTTGAGGAACTTCAACTCCAGCCCAGCGCCGAGCGCTTTCAGCTGGGCATGCCGAACCTCATGGGCGTCGCCGCAACCCTTCCCGGCATCGCAATCCTGCTGGAGACCGGCATGGCAGCTGTGGAGGCCCACGTGCTCGATCTGACAGAGTACTGTATTGAGGGGCTGCAAGAACGAGGGATCACCGTGCGGACACCGCGAGATTCCACCCGCCGCGGAGGCGTGATTGCCGCCGAAATAGACGACGCGGGCGACCTGCAGGCCTACCTGACCGCGCATGGTGTGGACACCTACTTCCTCCGCAATCTCTTCCGCGTAGACCCGCACGTGTTCAACGACCGCACGGACATCGACCGCTTGCTCGCAGGCATCGACGCCTTCCGCGCAGGCCACTAA
- a CDS encoding 5-(carboxyamino)imidazole ribonucleotide synthase, with translation MTVGILGGGQLGRMLALAGYPLGVRFRVLDTYADAPAGELAELVVGASFDDREALARFASDLELVTYEFENVPVDAARFLADHVPVYPPPAALEASQDRLTEKTFFRELDIPTPAFSAVESRESLDDALTKLGTLAVLKTRRLGYDGKGQRIVRQAADVQGAWDTLQGTPLILEAFVPFDREVSLLSVRGRDGATAFYPLIENYHYKGILRRSIAPAPATPPALQAQAEDYGRRVLEALDYVGVLAIEFFQQGSQLLANEMAPRVHNSGHWTIEGAETSQFENHLRAVLGLPLGATVPRGHSTMLNLIGETPAPAAVAAVPNAHLHLYAKEARPGRKLGHITIRGDDQESVQSWASELETLL, from the coding sequence ATGACCGTCGGCATTCTGGGAGGCGGCCAGCTCGGCCGCATGTTGGCCCTGGCGGGATATCCGCTGGGTGTGCGCTTCCGTGTGCTCGACACGTACGCCGATGCACCGGCCGGAGAACTGGCGGAACTCGTGGTCGGAGCGAGTTTCGACGATCGAGAGGCGCTCGCGCGCTTTGCATCCGACCTTGAGTTGGTCACGTATGAATTCGAGAACGTGCCGGTGGACGCAGCGCGCTTCCTCGCCGACCACGTGCCAGTCTACCCACCGCCCGCAGCCCTGGAAGCTTCGCAGGACCGCCTGACTGAAAAGACCTTCTTCCGAGAACTCGACATCCCAACGCCTGCCTTCAGTGCGGTTGAATCTCGCGAATCTCTTGATGACGCCTTAACCAAGCTGGGGACTCTCGCCGTGCTCAAGACCCGGCGGCTGGGCTACGACGGCAAAGGCCAGCGTATCGTCCGCCAAGCAGCCGACGTCCAGGGGGCCTGGGACACCCTCCAAGGGACGCCCCTCATCCTTGAGGCGTTCGTGCCATTCGACCGGGAGGTCTCGTTGCTCTCCGTACGCGGACGAGACGGGGCTACGGCCTTCTATCCTCTGATCGAGAACTACCATTACAAAGGCATCTTGCGCCGCTCCATCGCGCCCGCTCCGGCTACCCCGCCGGCGCTGCAAGCGCAAGCGGAGGACTACGGCAGGCGGGTGCTCGAGGCGCTGGACTACGTGGGCGTACTGGCCATCGAGTTCTTCCAGCAGGGCAGTCAATTGCTCGCCAATGAGATGGCGCCCCGCGTGCACAACTCCGGGCACTGGACCATCGAAGGGGCGGAAACCAGCCAGTTCGAGAACCACCTGCGCGCCGTGCTCGGCCTCCCGCTCGGCGCTACCGTCCCGCGGGGTCACTCCACAATGCTCAACCTCATCGGCGAGACTCCCGCTCCCGCTGCTGTCGCCGCCGTGCCCAATGCCCATCTGCACCTCTACGCCAAAGAGGCGCGCCCCGGCCGCAAACTGGGACACATCACTATACGCGGCGACGACCAGGAATCCGTACAGTCGTGGGCAAGCGAGTTGGAAACACTCCTTTAG
- the purE gene encoding 5-(carboxyamino)imidazole ribonucleotide mutase: MGSKSDWETMRHAVETLEELGVPHEVRVVSAHRTPDRMFAYAETAAERGIEVIIAGAGGAAHLPGMTAAKTSLPVLGVPVQSRALNGMDSLLSIAQMPAGVPVGTLAIGRAGAVNAALLATAILGTKYPQFRSTYEKFREQQTGDVLAHPDPRESA; encoded by the coding sequence ATGGGATCGAAGTCGGACTGGGAGACGATGCGCCACGCGGTGGAGACCCTGGAGGAACTGGGTGTGCCGCACGAGGTACGCGTCGTCTCCGCGCATCGGACTCCCGACCGGATGTTTGCCTATGCGGAGACGGCGGCGGAGCGCGGCATTGAAGTCATCATCGCCGGAGCCGGAGGCGCGGCGCACCTGCCCGGCATGACCGCGGCCAAGACCAGCCTGCCCGTGCTCGGCGTGCCCGTGCAATCGCGCGCGCTCAACGGCATGGACTCGCTCCTCTCCATCGCGCAGATGCCCGCGGGCGTGCCCGTCGGTACATTGGCCATCGGACGCGCCGGCGCGGTGAACGCCGCGCTGCTTGCTACCGCAATACTTGGCACCAAGTACCCGCAATTTCGTTCGACCTATGAGAAATTTCGCGAGCAGCAGACGGGCGACGTGCTCGCACACCCCGATCCGCGAGAGTCAGCATGA
- a CDS encoding Gfo/Idh/MocA family oxidoreductase produces MRVGLVGAGNMMQITHLPSLLQISDVELVAIAELDRKRAEKLTAAYRIPHICGSAGELAEYAGELDCAVVVTLKEHHAAAIIPLLEAGVPVFTEKPLAGSREDAEQIRAASMRTGTPVMVGYMRQFDPAVQLAKKLLAEQQIGDVRFAQFRDFGGNSQMGAATLHALPIEPQPDVTAPASTARPSPEESLQRTLVEWFELWVHDVNLMRHLLGDPTGVRYASLGPPRLAVLDYATHETVLEVGKLAYANAPWDQAATIYGTTGRIELVHAPPLLFRQPSAVILHTPAGTTRLDEPVREAFTEEIRYFLRCIQQGVTPTPNAAEGLADIALCEQIVATAAQG; encoded by the coding sequence ATGCGGGTCGGTCTTGTCGGCGCAGGAAACATGATGCAGATCACGCATCTGCCGTCTTTGCTGCAGATATCCGATGTCGAGCTAGTTGCCATCGCCGAACTTGATCGCAAACGCGCGGAGAAGCTGACCGCAGCCTATCGCATACCGCACATCTGCGGCAGTGCCGGTGAACTCGCAGAATACGCCGGCGAGTTAGACTGCGCAGTGGTTGTGACACTCAAGGAGCATCATGCCGCTGCTATCATCCCGCTGCTGGAAGCCGGCGTGCCGGTCTTTACCGAGAAGCCCCTGGCAGGCTCGCGCGAAGACGCGGAACAGATCCGTGCGGCAAGCATGCGCACCGGCACCCCAGTCATGGTGGGGTATATGCGGCAATTCGATCCCGCCGTGCAGCTTGCCAAGAAACTGCTTGCGGAACAGCAAATCGGCGACGTGCGTTTCGCCCAATTTCGCGACTTTGGCGGAAACTCGCAGATGGGCGCGGCGACGCTCCATGCCCTGCCCATCGAACCGCAACCGGACGTGACCGCCCCGGCCTCAACCGCGCGCCCTTCTCCAGAGGAGTCCCTCCAACGCACGCTGGTCGAGTGGTTCGAATTGTGGGTGCATGACGTTAATTTGATGCGGCACTTGCTCGGCGATCCCACCGGCGTCCGCTACGCCTCCCTGGGACCGCCGCGTTTGGCCGTGCTCGACTACGCGACGCATGAAACAGTTCTCGAAGTTGGAAAATTGGCGTATGCGAATGCTCCCTGGGACCAAGCAGCCACCATCTACGGCACCACCGGGCGCATCGAGCTTGTCCACGCGCCGCCGCTGCTCTTCCGCCAGCCGTCCGCCGTCATCCTGCACACCCCGGCGGGCACCACGCGGCTGGACGAACCTGTGCGTGAAGCCTTTACCGAGGAAATCCGCTACTTTCTCCGCTGTATCCAGCAGGGCGTTACCCCCACCCCCAACGCGGCAGAAGGCTTGGCAGACATCGCCCTCTGCGAGCAAATCGTCGCCACGGCAGCCCAAGGGTGA
- a CDS encoding twin-arginine translocation signal domain-containing protein: MVTRRKFLQFSGIAATALVAAACGTVQTAPAAEEPAMEEKEAPKEAAQEAPAKEVQKLSIHSYGNAAVLERYVRVLGVFNETFAGEYEAEATITPFAEYNPKLISQITAGVPPDVWNLWAQFKSNYVERGIVLDITDRVKASATASLDHYVQPMHEAMSYQGRIWGTAQDFNGTLIYLNLTIFQNAGLELPAEGWTMDDLRDIAKRTVNPEENIWGGKNLANNTGSDNFAVMWNYGQHFWVDDDQAKSLVNSPAAVAMYNIYQEMAFADRSMPSAANPQAQGLGSHQGYYATWDAWGNEPWWINFRNEGNVPFEWQAHTYPAGPMDQKHFSQGHLWSIAESHPDHDTAWFLAEWIGGIEGWKQWVALGQGQPLPVSDRALWEQYYSFLEPDKAQIQTDFMLERMYNGLAFNFQYWPTYGDCSGIMREAHQVIFGESPGEVKSNLDEAAKRMTAVLEEYKSKT; this comes from the coding sequence GTGGTTACACGACGTAAGTTCCTACAGTTTAGCGGTATCGCGGCCACTGCGCTGGTTGCTGCCGCGTGCGGCACGGTGCAGACCGCCCCGGCGGCTGAAGAGCCCGCCATGGAGGAGAAAGAAGCCCCCAAGGAAGCCGCCCAGGAGGCTCCCGCCAAAGAGGTGCAGAAGCTATCCATCCATAGCTACGGCAACGCCGCGGTGCTCGAGCGTTATGTGCGCGTCTTAGGCGTGTTCAACGAGACGTTTGCCGGTGAGTATGAGGCGGAAGCGACTATCACGCCGTTCGCCGAGTACAACCCCAAGCTCATTTCTCAGATTACGGCGGGCGTGCCCCCGGACGTCTGGAACCTGTGGGCGCAATTCAAGTCCAATTACGTGGAGCGCGGCATTGTGCTCGACATTACCGATCGCGTCAAAGCGAGCGCGACTGCCAGCCTGGACCACTACGTCCAGCCGATGCATGAGGCCATGTCGTATCAGGGCCGCATCTGGGGCACGGCACAGGACTTCAACGGCACCCTGATCTATCTCAACCTGACCATCTTCCAGAACGCGGGCTTGGAATTGCCGGCCGAAGGCTGGACGATGGACGATCTTCGCGACATTGCGAAGCGCACCGTCAATCCGGAGGAGAACATCTGGGGCGGCAAGAATCTTGCAAACAACACCGGCTCTGACAACTTCGCGGTGATGTGGAACTACGGCCAACACTTCTGGGTGGACGACGACCAGGCCAAATCGTTGGTCAATAGTCCGGCCGCCGTTGCTATGTATAACATCTACCAAGAGATGGCGTTTGCCGACCGCAGCATGCCGTCGGCGGCCAATCCCCAGGCTCAGGGCTTGGGGTCGCATCAAGGGTACTATGCCACGTGGGACGCCTGGGGCAACGAGCCCTGGTGGATCAATTTCCGTAACGAGGGCAACGTGCCGTTCGAATGGCAGGCCCATACGTATCCCGCGGGCCCCATGGACCAGAAGCACTTTTCCCAAGGCCATCTGTGGTCGATTGCGGAATCGCATCCGGACCACGATACCGCCTGGTTCCTTGCCGAGTGGATCGGCGGCATCGAGGGCTGGAAACAGTGGGTAGCCTTGGGCCAGGGTCAGCCGCTGCCGGTTTCCGACCGCGCGCTGTGGGAGCAGTATTATAGCTTCCTGGAGCCGGATAAGGCGCAGATACAGACCGACTTCATGCTGGAACGCATGTACAACGGCCTGGCGTTCAACTTCCAGTACTGGCCGACGTACGGCGACTGCAGCGGCATCATGCGCGAGGCACATCAGGTCATCTTTGGCGAGTCGCCCGGCGAGGTGAAGTCCAACCTTGACGAAGCCGCCAAGCGCATGACGGCGGTTCTGGAGGAGTACAAGAGCAAGACGTAG
- a CDS encoding site-specific DNA-methyltransferase → MGAVNVSTEFDPNADFVLHEGDCLDLLQKLPSGLAKLIVTSPPYNLGKSYEKRLELDTYVEQQRRVIEQCVRILHERGSLCWQVGNYVDRGKIIPLDVALFPIFDSLGLSLRNRVVWHFEHGLHSSKRFSGRYEVILWFTKGDEYTFNLDAVRVPQKYPMKKYFKGPKKGQYSGNPLGKNPGDLWNIPNVKANHVEKTSHPCQFPVELIERLVLSMTDERDWVLDPFMGVGTSAIAALMHGRKAICAETQAEYIDIARSRIREAEQGKLRIRPLERPVYDPDNPDIQVPPQSVHINGMSTQDRLFQRPPNYDPSDLHPTPDD, encoded by the coding sequence GTGGGCGCTGTCAACGTTTCCACAGAGTTTGATCCCAATGCAGACTTTGTTCTTCACGAGGGTGATTGCCTCGATCTACTTCAGAAGCTTCCCTCGGGTTTGGCAAAGCTGATTGTTACGTCACCCCCATATAACTTGGGGAAGTCTTATGAGAAGCGCCTGGAATTGGATACCTACGTGGAGCAGCAGCGCAGAGTAATCGAACAGTGTGTACGTATTCTCCACGAGCGAGGAAGTCTCTGCTGGCAGGTTGGAAACTATGTGGACAGAGGAAAGATTATTCCACTGGATGTAGCTCTTTTTCCAATTTTTGACTCGCTGGGACTATCGTTGCGAAATCGAGTCGTGTGGCATTTTGAACATGGTCTCCACTCCTCCAAGAGGTTCTCAGGGCGCTATGAGGTGATCTTGTGGTTCACCAAGGGTGATGAGTATACATTCAACCTAGATGCAGTTCGTGTACCGCAAAAGTATCCGATGAAGAAGTACTTTAAAGGGCCAAAGAAGGGTCAGTACTCTGGCAATCCTCTGGGAAAGAATCCCGGTGACCTCTGGAACATTCCGAACGTAAAGGCCAATCATGTTGAAAAGACCTCTCACCCTTGCCAGTTCCCGGTTGAACTCATAGAGAGGCTGGTGCTTTCTATGACGGACGAGAGAGACTGGGTGCTTGACCCCTTCATGGGTGTTGGCACTTCTGCAATTGCAGCCCTCATGCACGGACGCAAAGCAATCTGCGCAGAAACCCAAGCCGAATACATAGACATTGCAAGAAGCCGCATTCGGGAAGCAGAACAAGGAAAACTGCGTATTCGCCCACTGGAACGACCCGTCTACGATCCAGATAATCCTGATATCCAAGTTCCCCCGCAAAGTGTTCACATTAATGGCATGTCCACCCAAGACAGGCTCTTTCAAAGGCCACCTAACTACGATCCTTCTGACTTACACCCCACGCCAGATGACTAG
- a CDS encoding DUF418 domain-containing protein, with protein sequence MAAAGPTTETGPVSEQARIASLDLTRGIAVLGILLMNAVSFRFVEAAYYNLSAAGSETWLDWAVGIFGEVFVDQKFMGMFSLLFGAGVMLFIDRAAQRGRPAVLLHLWRSVLLLAMGIAHFQLWYGDVLWIYAVSAFILIALRKLPDKALLTLGVAVFMLSVTSDLYAQALANAGAPLGGTWHPTEVEDFTIGYLSWASYIVRGPGMVLIGAALFRMGFMAGGKPAQTYRITAILGLGIGLPLAALGVVITALGDFANDVALISQVPNNLGTIPASLGYVSLIILWSNGAENWLKRRLRAVGRMALTNYLTQSILGVLVLTILLGDVDFVNRSAVVVFVFAVWALQMWWSHAWLSRYQFGPVEWLWRTATYRSVQPLRRPN encoded by the coding sequence GTGGCGGCAGCAGGCCCAACCACCGAAACAGGCCCCGTGAGCGAGCAAGCGCGCATTGCCAGCCTCGACCTGACACGCGGCATCGCCGTGTTGGGCATTCTGCTGATGAACGCGGTGTCATTCCGGTTTGTTGAAGCCGCGTATTACAACCTCAGCGCCGCCGGTTCCGAGACGTGGTTGGATTGGGCCGTGGGGATCTTTGGCGAGGTATTCGTCGACCAGAAGTTCATGGGCATGTTCTCACTGCTCTTTGGCGCGGGGGTGATGCTATTCATAGACCGCGCCGCGCAACGAGGAAGGCCCGCCGTTTTGCTCCATCTGTGGCGCAGCGTCTTGTTATTGGCGATGGGCATCGCTCACTTCCAACTGTGGTACGGCGACGTTCTGTGGATTTACGCAGTGTCAGCCTTCATTCTGATTGCTTTGCGAAAACTGCCGGACAAAGCGCTGCTGACGCTCGGTGTGGCGGTGTTTATGCTGTCCGTAACCAGCGACCTCTACGCACAGGCGCTCGCAAACGCCGGCGCGCCGCTTGGCGGCACTTGGCATCCCACGGAGGTGGAGGACTTTACCATCGGGTACCTTTCGTGGGCCTCGTACATCGTTCGTGGGCCCGGCATGGTGCTCATTGGCGCTGCGCTCTTTCGCATGGGCTTCATGGCGGGCGGCAAGCCGGCACAGACGTACCGCATTACTGCAATTCTGGGGCTTGGCATCGGGCTGCCGCTCGCTGCGTTGGGGGTGGTGATTACAGCTCTAGGAGACTTCGCGAATGACGTCGCGCTCATAAGCCAGGTGCCGAACAACCTGGGCACAATCCCCGCGTCGTTGGGATATGTGAGCCTCATCATCCTTTGGAGCAACGGCGCCGAGAATTGGCTGAAGCGGCGGCTGCGCGCCGTGGGCAGGATGGCGCTGACAAACTATCTTACGCAGAGCATCCTAGGCGTGCTCGTTCTGACAATCTTGCTCGGCGATGTCGATTTCGTTAACCGGAGCGCTGTGGTGGTGTTTGTGTTCGCGGTGTGGGCGCTGCAGATGTGGTGGTCGCACGCATGGTTGAGCCGCTACCAGTTCGGACCTGTAGAATGGCTCTGGCGTACCGCAACCTATCGCAGCGTGCAACCGCTGCGCCGCCCAAACTAA
- a CDS encoding VOC family protein — MDVQVYGVNHVGIEVDDVEKAVAFYEDVFNLEMLRGGEGAAWCQLGHHQFLAIFEVDALQPERSRHFGIMVRDEEQLASVRDKLRTKYNLDVMSNDYIRCDFRDPWGNRIQVVDLHDESLVWLLPYQEVQEAGVVFTEPKSASTPE, encoded by the coding sequence ATGGATGTCCAGGTGTACGGTGTTAATCACGTTGGCATCGAGGTAGACGATGTTGAGAAGGCGGTAGCCTTTTACGAGGATGTGTTCAATCTAGAGATGTTGCGCGGCGGTGAAGGAGCGGCCTGGTGCCAACTGGGGCATCACCAGTTTCTGGCGATCTTCGAAGTAGATGCACTGCAACCGGAGCGCTCCCGCCACTTTGGCATCATGGTGCGCGATGAGGAGCAGCTTGCAAGCGTTCGCGACAAACTGCGCACGAAGTACAATCTCGACGTCATGTCCAACGACTACATTCGCTGCGACTTTCGCGATCCCTGGGGCAACCGCATCCAGGTGGTAGACCTGCATGACGAGTCCTTGGTATGGCTGCTGCCCTACCAAGAGGTGCAAGAAGCAGGTGTTGTATTCACCGAGCCGAAATCCGCCTCGACGCCGGAGTAA